A region of the Apium graveolens cultivar Ventura chromosome 6, ASM990537v1, whole genome shotgun sequence genome:
aacttctagcccccatacatcttctcaaaaagatgtaatggctgaaaaggcacaaaaacagttactagattcattctctcaatagggtgcgtctattaaaatttgcctgtcggccagggtatccgatgtagtgtcaccacctcaaacataaacaattcttgatgtacaaggaaatgttacacacacaaaggatgagttgacggaaacaagagtttcgaccattttaaggtcagattcgattgttcaaggttcgttaatggaccaattgcctttataggtgttaggagaggatactgatccaaaagccatatgtcagtggtcagtgtctacctccccaggcttaaattccttggatgcatctgcggatagtggatctgacataggtacAGATCGGCAACTtcttgacaatgattcagatattacctgatgagtcacaaggaaatgtcttcacatacattagaagggaactttgatctttatgctaaattcgttggatcattgtttaccttcccagaattcaaatctggaaccctaaaagggaagctagcaacttgtagattatgactcagattcatctgacgagtttaacaaagatggggatttgcgaactcccattgcaccacctgtgacctccttaaggatggctaaggtgattttccttgcaggtacagctgaatgttggagctatgagaggagtgatacacttgtgagaatgagtgtaaacacgagtggagagaagagtgaaacacatgtgaggtacactaaaacagaatcacacactcacagtgaggaagaaagagaaactacttgttatttcttttccaaccaagtgaaacatgagaactccttcagacaacggcatacattccttctcaaagggggagataaaagcttaagtaatagtttggaggattcctcaattAAGGAGGAGAAATAACatggaggaagaaaaagatcctacatatgtacactacaccacaccattgttgtttgtaactacggatcctattgtacgggagtggtggtaaacacaaggtgatttcctagtaagggaagaagctgttttctaaaaggggagtaccattggtttttatctacggatcttattgtacgggagaggtggtaaacgaaggtaatcttctttaatcagttgattctcatagggggagaagcaagagagatatgtgcttctgaacaggaaatgtggttgtacaaaagaagatgaaactacttgaagatatgttcagtctagaggaacatctatttggaatctggaaaatgttaaatgttatccagaacttttctgctatttactttgcatttctgtttatatctttttcttatttgttagttgagttatcctctaggtatttgttttTATTGTCTAAgaaacaaatagggggagattgtaaggcatatgtcatagcctatttgtatattcaaggatttaactcaactcaaataagaatgtaataagtaaatagtggatctaccgtcaaagagatctcacaaagtaacatttgtcaaaggattcagaaataaggttcatctacagacttgaggaattaattcactggaagaagctcaagaaattgatcaagcctcagtgatacaaatcaagattgtggatttaatcaagtgacagagatctcgttagagtatcagagaattacaaggattaaatctgaagaaaatcaagtatcaaagtcaagacatgaagaaacgtcactgaagttagtcactcatgaaccagacagtacatcgagtgtcaacattgaagtggtggaattgattcataattctcagtgattttcagaagattttcagaagaatggttgctgctcaagattagtattaattctctattaattaattaagtcatataatttaattaagaaaataaattatatctgcaaagattaatttattgattaattaaattaattgattaattaattctgaattaatattaaggattttcagaattttaattggattaaaatctgttttaaatcagcaagacaattgaaaatgaactagcatgacaatctggattgtcataccgattgtcatgccaggccattttcaatagtctcaccgaaagttacactgggaggaggattgtcttgccagttcattctgatagtcttgctagttcattcaattgtctcaccgaaagtcttgctagctcaatggattgtcttgctagctcaatggattgtcttgctagctcaatggattgtcttgccagttcaagtaGGCCAGTtaattgaaatataaagaaaggagcagcagaagtcattctttatcatcaaccaaccaagaacacagaaagaaaagcagccgcacaatatttcattttcatctgctaaattcaagatcacaatttctagtttccaattaaatccaaacaactagaaatcattctcttgtgcttgtgtaactatctagcggatcaaaatccctagaacttaatctcaaattgcgtttagcatttgaatctttttattgcaaaagtagaaaaagttcatgtcgaatttattctagatttgtgataattaatttgagattaattccttgtaatcgataccgttgttgtaacatctttcaagtttaataatatttttatttaacttgaattttgtttcaattttttattccgcactaaattcgattattcggtattgtttgtattcaacccccccttctacaaatacattgggacctaacacttaGTTATCAACATTCTCaatttgttattgtcttagcattgaacaataaccatacattgttgcttaggtgcatgaattaattagttaaccaatacagtctctgtgggatcgaacctgatttatatcttatactacttgcgaactcgtatacttgcgtgtaatattagcgcgtgtttagcgactaataGTCAGAGATCTACATTTTTTTCCGTATAAAGCTTTATATGGAGGCATTCAGATGCTGTAGTGGTAACTGTTGTTGTATGAGAACTCTATGAgtggtaagtgatcatcccaacttcctgcaaaattaATTGCACATCTGCGCAACAGGTCTTCAATTGTTTGTATAGTTCgttcactttgaccgtccgtctgaggatgatatgAGGTGCTCATATTTAGCTTTGTGCCCAAAATTTCCTAAAACTATCTCCAAAATCTCAAATTAAGTCGAGGATCTCgatctgaaactatcgataccgGTACACCGTGTCATAACACAATTTTGCACACGTACATATGAACCAACCTATCCAATGAAGTCTTCTCGTTGATGGGTAAGAAATGTTCCGatttcgtaaggcgatcaactataacccatatggcgtcgtgtccggattttgttcgagGCAATCCTGCTATGAAGTCCATGgtgatattttcccatttccactcAGGATTCTTCATTGACTGAATCAATCCACTCGatctttgatgttccgcttttactctttgatAAGTGTAACACTTGGagacccattctgcaatttctcttttcatatttggccaccaaaatttctttttcaaatcttggtacatctttgTGCTCCCCGGGTGAATCAAAAATTTTGAGTTGTGTGCTTCCTGTAGTATCCCATTCTTCAATTTAATTGCTTGAGGGATCCAAATCCTTGATGCAAATCTTGATATCCATTGCTCATCCTTTTTCGTACATATCTCTTCCCCCGTCAGTTAATTATTCTCtcgactcatcacttcttcttggcatttctttatcttctgcaatggttctggctgaaaagtcatgcAGTGACAATTCACTTTCGACATCCCGCAAATGCAGAGTTCTAATCCAAATGTTTCAATCTCCTCAGATAACTCCCTTGGCGTGGTTATcgtattcaacctttccttcctactcaaggcatcagctaCTACATTTGCCTTTCCTGGATGGTAATGTATCgaacagtcgtaatccttgattagctccaaccatctctgttgtctcatgttgagttccttctgggtgaatatatatacttcagacttttatgattcgtgtagatttcacacttttccccATACATGTAATATCTCCatatcttgagtgcgaacactatggctcCCAATTCCAGATCGTGGGTTGGGTATTTCAATTCATGAGGTTTAAGCTGTTGTgatgcatatgcaatcaccttattgtgttccattagcacacagcccaatcctttatgcgaagcatcactgtatatcacaaaATATCCTTTATCGTCGGGTAGAACCAATACTGGCGTGGTAACCAATTtttgttttaactcttgaaagctttcttcacattCCACATTCCATTCAAACTTGTGATTCTTGCTtgttaacttggtcagcggtgtagcgatctttgagaaatcctttaCGAACCTCCTGTAGTATCCAGCCAATCCTAGAAAGCTTCTTACTTTCGTAGgagtctttggtctctcccaactcataatcacTTCGATCTTTGTGGGGTCCACCCTAATTCTTTCGCTTCCAATTatatgccctaaaaattgaacttttttTAACCAAAACTCATACTTTGAGAACTTTGCATACAACCTCTCTTGTCTAAGAATCTCCAAAACTATCCACAAGTGTTGTTCGTGCTCTTCTTCCATCTTCGAATATattagaatatcatcaatgaataccacaaCAAACTGGTCCAAGtaattcttgaaaactctatTCATTAAGTCCATAAAAGCTGTAGGAGTATTTGTTAATCCGAAaggcattactaaaaactcataatgtccgtatctcaTCCTAAATGCCGTCTTTGGGAAGTTTTCTAGTTTAATCTTTAACTGGTGGTATCCCGACttcaagtcaatctttgaaaaacactttgctcctttcatttgatcaaataaatcatctattcACAAGCTAAAAGGGTGGTTAGAGAGATAGACATATGAGTTACTCATGTAGGAGTTAGTAGTAATACTCTACCATATTTGATGTTTGACGAGTCAGATAAAAGAAGTATTCAAGAACCACAACAAGATGGACTTGTCATTTCACTCACTATGGAGAATTGCCTGATTAATAGAATACTAGTTGACAACGGAAGCGCTGCCAATATCATGATGTTGAGCACGTTGAAACAAATGGGTTTGGAAGAAAGTGACATGATTAAGAAATCGACAACATTGGTTGGATTTAGTGGAGAAATCAAGCGTACATTGGGTGAAATTACATTGCCTACGTATGCACCAGGAGTTAATCTTTTAGAAAAATTCTGCATAATAGATGTCGATTTGACATACAACATAATCATGGGAAGGCCTTGGATTCACAATTTAAAAGTTGTACCATCGACATACGATCAAGTTCTCATATTCCCAACACCTTGGGGAGTTCAGGAGATACGAGGGGATTAAGATATGGCACATGAATGTTACAAAACATGTCTGAAACCAACTGTCCAACATCATGGGAATGATATACCTGTGGCTATAGTCACAGGACCTAAGAAATTAGCTGAGGTCGACCTAAAGACGGGAGATAAAAAAGTGTTAATAGGAGATGACCTGTCACCAACAATCGAGGCAAATTTGGTGAATTTCTTGACTACGAGGTTGTATGCTTTCGCATGGGAACATGACGACATAACAGGAATAGACCCAAATGCCATCACGCACAAGTTAAATGTTGATCCATGCTACACTCCTATTCAACAGAAAAAAGAAAATTTGCGGGGGagataaataaaataattaacgATGAAGTCGACAGGCTTATGAAGGCTGGGATGATAAAGGAGGTTGACTATCCCGAGTGGCTAGCAAATGTTGTCATAGTGCAAAAAAAAGAATGGGAAGTAGAGAGTCTGTGTCGACTACACGGACTTAAACAAAGCTTGCCCTAAAGATCCTTACCCACTACCCCACATTGACACCATGGTGGACTCAACGACTGAACATGAATTGCTTACATTATTCGACGCTTCAAGTGGCTTTAATCAAATTCAAATAGAACCGTCTGATTGTGAGAAGACATTATTCATCACGGATAGGGGGATATATTGTTATTTGGCCATGCCTTTCATACTACACAATGCCGGGGCTACATTTCAAAGGCTTGTTAACAAAATGTTCAAGGAGCTAATAAGAAAAATAGTGGAAGTTTACATTGATGACATGGTGGTcaaatctgtaaacactgaaaATCACGTTCATGACCTACAAGAGGTGTTCGACATATAGGGATCATACAACATGATGCTGAATCCGTCTAAATGTAACTGTGTTATGTCGTCAAGAAAGTTTCTAGGACACATGGTGACCAGGAGGGGCATTAAGGCTAGCCCAGAACTGATTAAGGCAATTTTCGAGTTAAAGAGCCCATCGAATGTTAAAGATGtccacgcaagtatacgcgttcgcaagtaatatagaatgatttctagttcgttcccacagagactcagactaattatatttaattagcactcactcaccaatatatgattacttctcaatgtcaagacaataacacttaaggtt
Encoded here:
- the LOC141665388 gene encoding uncharacterized protein LOC141665388, with protein sequence MENCLINRILVDNGSAANIMMLSTLKQMGLEESDMIKKSTTLVGFSGEIKRTLGEITLPTYAPGVNLLEKFCIIDVDLTYNIIMGRPWIHNLKVVPSTYDQVLIFPTPWGVQEIRGD